A genomic region of Scyliorhinus canicula chromosome 4, sScyCan1.1, whole genome shotgun sequence contains the following coding sequences:
- the nsun4 gene encoding 5-methylcytosine rRNA methyltransferase NSUN4 isoform X2 — MAEAGAAEHLQEEASSQPRVPSTRLALHSMDMSYSLQLGELWPSTRLALLCQQKYAALLNCFGDVAKMIREMERRGARDFVYEGRGDGAAPLGPAEDRPGPDPSCPAGSPVISGDTAPEMEHPIAVSPNLKCFTFPRGDITRFNPARPDSLRLLEYYLMDAASLLPVLILDVQPGHTVLDLCAAPGGKSLALLQTECCRHLAVNDISSSRLSRLRKILHSYVPKNIRTEDRLRITSFDGRHWGEVERNTFDRVLVDVPCTTDRHSVLEEDNNIFSRLRLRERQRLPLLQTQLLVSGILAAKPGGSIVYSTCSLSQLQNEYVVERAVQVAKTEHNVELQLVDLTAIRTLYSDTFNFYGHCRVGELVLPHLTANFGPMYFCKLHRVH; from the exons ATGGCAGAGGCTGGAGCGGCGGAACATTTACAAGAAGAA GCGTCGTCGCAGCCCCGGGTGCCCAGCACTCGGCTGGCCTTGCACAGCATGGACATGAGCTACAGCCTGCAGCTCGGTGAGCTCTGGCCCTCCACCCGCCTGGCTTTACTCTGCCAGCAGAAATACGCGGCCCTGCTCAACTGCTTCGGGGACGTGGCGAAGATGATCCGCGAGATGGAGCGGCGCGGGGCCCGGGACTTTGTGTATGAGGGCCGGGGGGACGGGGCGGCTCCCCTGGGGCCGGCGGAGGACAGGCCCGGCCCCGACCCCTCCTGCCCCGCTGGGTCCCCGGTGATCAGTGGCGACACGGCACCGGAGATGGAGCACCCCATTGCCGTCAGCCCAAACCTCAAGTGTTTCACTTTTCCCAGGGGAGACATCACACGTTTTAATCCTGCAAG ACCAGACAGTTTAAGATTGTTGGAATATTATCTGATGGATGCTGCATCGCTCCTCCCAGTACTCATCCTGGATGTTCAGCCCGGTCACACAGTCCTTGACCTCTGTGCAGCACCTGGTGGAAAGTCTCTCGCACTGCTACAGACAGAATGCTGTC GACACCTCGCTGTCAATGATATATCCTCATCTCGACTAAGCAGGTTGCGTAAAATTCTTCATAGTTATGTCCCAAAGAATATACGTACAGAGGACAGGCTACGCATCACTTCATTTGATGGCAGACACTGGGGAGAGGTAGAGAGGAACACCTTTGACCGG GTGTTAGTTGACGTTCCTTGTACAACTGACAGGCATTCTGTACTTGAGGAAGACAATAATATCTTCAGTCGACTACGACTCCGAGAGCGGCAGAGGCTTCCTTTATTACAGACCCAGCTATTGGT TTCTGGTATTCTTGCTGCAAAGCCTGGCGGATCAATTGTATATTCAACGTGCAGCCTGTCCCAGTTACAAAACGAGTACGTGGTGGAGCGAGCTGTTCAAGTGGCAAAGACAGAACATAATGTGGAGTTGCAACTGGTGGACCTGACTGCTATCCGGACACTTTACAGTGACACGTTTAATTTCTATGGCCATTGTAGAGTCGGG
- the LOC119964486 gene encoding cytochrome b-c1 complex subunit 6, mitochondrial, protein MGLEDELMLTGGPGEDEEEEEDVVDPITNIRDQCEQIETCVKLREILDTCTERVSSRSQTEETCTEELFDFLHARDHCVAEKIFSKLK, encoded by the exons atggggctggaggatgagctgaTGTTAACCGGAGGACCTGGGGAG GatgaagaggaggaagaagaCGTGGTG GATCCCATAACAAACATCAGGGATCAATGTGAGCAGATTGAAACTTGTGTGAAACTGCGAGAAATACTGGACACCTGTACAGAGCGAGTGAGTTCCCGATCACAAACCGAAGAAACCTGTACCGAGGAGCTGTTTGACTTCTTGCATGCCCGGGACCACTGT GTGGCTGAAAAAATCTTCAGTAAGTTAAAGTGA
- the nsun4 gene encoding 5-methylcytosine rRNA methyltransferase NSUN4 isoform X1, whose translation MAALRPSGCRLKLLTARLREWQRLERRNIYKKKWASSQPRVPSTRLALHSMDMSYSLQLGELWPSTRLALLCQQKYAALLNCFGDVAKMIREMERRGARDFVYEGRGDGAAPLGPAEDRPGPDPSCPAGSPVISGDTAPEMEHPIAVSPNLKCFTFPRGDITRFNPARPDSLRLLEYYLMDAASLLPVLILDVQPGHTVLDLCAAPGGKSLALLQTECCRHLAVNDISSSRLSRLRKILHSYVPKNIRTEDRLRITSFDGRHWGEVERNTFDRVLVDVPCTTDRHSVLEEDNNIFSRLRLRERQRLPLLQTQLLVSGILAAKPGGSIVYSTCSLSQLQNEYVVERAVQVAKTEHNVELQLVDLTAIRTLYSDTFNFYGHCRVGELVLPHLTANFGPMYFCKLHRVH comes from the exons ATGGCGGCGCTGAGGCCATCGGGGTGCCGATTGAAGCTTTTAACCGCGAGGCTGAGAGAATGGCAGAGGCTGGAGCGGCGGAACATTTACAAGAAGAAGTGG GCGTCGTCGCAGCCCCGGGTGCCCAGCACTCGGCTGGCCTTGCACAGCATGGACATGAGCTACAGCCTGCAGCTCGGTGAGCTCTGGCCCTCCACCCGCCTGGCTTTACTCTGCCAGCAGAAATACGCGGCCCTGCTCAACTGCTTCGGGGACGTGGCGAAGATGATCCGCGAGATGGAGCGGCGCGGGGCCCGGGACTTTGTGTATGAGGGCCGGGGGGACGGGGCGGCTCCCCTGGGGCCGGCGGAGGACAGGCCCGGCCCCGACCCCTCCTGCCCCGCTGGGTCCCCGGTGATCAGTGGCGACACGGCACCGGAGATGGAGCACCCCATTGCCGTCAGCCCAAACCTCAAGTGTTTCACTTTTCCCAGGGGAGACATCACACGTTTTAATCCTGCAAG ACCAGACAGTTTAAGATTGTTGGAATATTATCTGATGGATGCTGCATCGCTCCTCCCAGTACTCATCCTGGATGTTCAGCCCGGTCACACAGTCCTTGACCTCTGTGCAGCACCTGGTGGAAAGTCTCTCGCACTGCTACAGACAGAATGCTGTC GACACCTCGCTGTCAATGATATATCCTCATCTCGACTAAGCAGGTTGCGTAAAATTCTTCATAGTTATGTCCCAAAGAATATACGTACAGAGGACAGGCTACGCATCACTTCATTTGATGGCAGACACTGGGGAGAGGTAGAGAGGAACACCTTTGACCGG GTGTTAGTTGACGTTCCTTGTACAACTGACAGGCATTCTGTACTTGAGGAAGACAATAATATCTTCAGTCGACTACGACTCCGAGAGCGGCAGAGGCTTCCTTTATTACAGACCCAGCTATTGGT TTCTGGTATTCTTGCTGCAAAGCCTGGCGGATCAATTGTATATTCAACGTGCAGCCTGTCCCAGTTACAAAACGAGTACGTGGTGGAGCGAGCTGTTCAAGTGGCAAAGACAGAACATAATGTGGAGTTGCAACTGGTGGACCTGACTGCTATCCGGACACTTTACAGTGACACGTTTAATTTCTATGGCCATTGTAGAGTCGGG